The following proteins come from a genomic window of Paucimonas lemoignei:
- the sthA gene encoding soluble pyridine nucleotide transhydrogenase — MAVYNYDVVVLGSGPAGEGAAMNAAKAGRKVAMVDSRRQVGGNCTHLGTIPSKALRHSVKQIIHFNTNPMFRAIGEPRWFSFPDVLKNAEIVISKQVSSRTGYYARNRVDVFFGTGSFADENSIDVVCGNGVVEKLVANQIIVATGSRPYRPADIDFSHKRIYDSDTILSLGHTPRKLIIYGAGVIGCEYASIFSGLGVMVELVDNRDQLLSFLDSEISQALSYHFSNNNVMVRHNEEYEKVEGLDNGVVLHLKSGKKIKADALLWCNGRTGNTDKLGLENVGIKANGRGQIEVDENYRTSVPNIYGAGDVIGWPSLASAAYDQGRSAAGSLVDNGSWRYVNDVPTGIYTIPEISSIGKNEHELTQAKVPYEVGKAFFKGMARAQISGERVGMLKILFHRETLEVLGVHCFGDQASEIVHIGQAIMNQPGEANTLKYFVNTTFNYPTMAEAYRVAAYDGLNRLF; from the coding sequence ATGGCTGTCTACAACTACGACGTGGTGGTACTGGGTTCCGGTCCTGCCGGGGAAGGCGCGGCAATGAACGCTGCGAAGGCGGGGCGCAAGGTTGCGATGGTCGATAGCCGTCGGCAGGTCGGTGGCAACTGCACTCATTTGGGCACCATCCCGTCCAAGGCCCTGCGTCACTCGGTCAAGCAAATCATCCACTTCAACACCAACCCGATGTTCCGGGCCATTGGCGAGCCGCGCTGGTTCTCGTTCCCGGACGTATTGAAGAACGCTGAAATCGTTATCTCCAAGCAGGTCTCTTCGCGTACCGGCTACTACGCCCGCAATCGGGTCGACGTGTTTTTCGGCACGGGCAGCTTCGCCGATGAGAACAGCATTGATGTGGTGTGTGGCAATGGCGTAGTTGAAAAGCTGGTCGCCAATCAGATCATCGTCGCCACTGGCTCGCGGCCTTATCGCCCGGCTGATATCGACTTTTCCCACAAGCGTATCTACGACAGCGATACCATCCTCAGCCTCGGCCACACCCCGCGCAAACTGATCATCTACGGTGCAGGCGTTATCGGCTGTGAGTACGCCTCGATCTTCAGTGGCCTGGGTGTGATGGTTGAGCTGGTGGATAACCGCGATCAGCTGCTGAGCTTCCTGGATTCGGAAATCTCCCAGGCGCTGAGCTATCACTTCAGCAACAACAACGTGATGGTTCGCCACAACGAAGAATACGAGAAGGTCGAAGGGCTGGATAACGGCGTGGTCCTGCACCTCAAATCCGGCAAGAAGATCAAGGCAGACGCTTTGCTCTGGTGTAACGGCCGCACCGGCAATACCGACAAGCTGGGCCTGGAGAACGTGGGCATCAAGGCCAACGGTCGCGGGCAGATTGAAGTCGATGAAAACTATCGCACCAGCGTGCCCAACATTTACGGCGCGGGCGACGTGATCGGTTGGCCAAGCCTGGCCAGTGCAGCGTATGACCAGGGTCGTTCAGCCGCGGGCAGCCTGGTGGATAACGGCAGCTGGCGTTACGTCAACGACGTGCCGACCGGGATCTACACCATTCCGGAAATCAGCTCGATCGGCAAAAACGAGCACGAGCTGACCCAGGCCAAAGTGCCTTACGAAGTGGGCAAGGCGTTCTTCAAGGGCATGGCGCGGGCACAGATTTCCGGTGAGCGCGTGGGGATGCTGAAGATTCTGTTCCACCGGGAAACTCTTGAGGTGCTGGGCGTGCATTGCTTTGGCGACCAGGCATCGGAAATTGTGCACATCGGCCAGGCCATTATGAACCAGCCCGGTGAAGCCAACACCCTCAAGTATTTCGTCAACACCACCTTCAACTACCCGACCATGGCCGAAGCCTATCGGGTAGCCGCTTATGACGGCCTGAACCGGCTTTTTTAA
- the ugpQ gene encoding glycerophosphodiester phosphodiesterase, translating into MTLIYGHRGAKGEAPENTLTSFQECLKHGVRRCELDLHLSRDGELMVIHDPTLKRTTDRRGKVNEHVATDLVTYDARKGGPGWVNPCPIPRLEELFEKCNFEHWQLEVKSASRTRATTTVLAIRELAQRHGVLDKVTITSSSREVLRAAMELTPDISRGLVAEYAWLDPLKVAQSYGCELLALNWTLCTPERLKKAQDQGLHVSVWTVNEPALMRRLADFGVDSLITDFPGLASATLENY; encoded by the coding sequence GTGACCCTTATCTACGGCCACCGCGGCGCCAAAGGCGAAGCACCGGAAAACACCCTGACCAGCTTTCAGGAATGCCTCAAGCACGGCGTGCGGCGCTGTGAACTGGACCTGCATCTGTCTCGCGATGGCGAGCTGATGGTGATCCACGACCCGACCCTGAAACGCACCACCGATAGACGCGGCAAGGTCAACGAGCATGTCGCCACCGATCTGGTGACCTACGACGCACGCAAGGGCGGACCCGGCTGGGTCAACCCCTGCCCGATTCCGCGTCTGGAAGAACTGTTCGAAAAGTGCAATTTCGAGCACTGGCAACTTGAAGTCAAAAGCGCCTCGCGCACCCGCGCAACCACGACGGTCCTGGCGATTCGCGAGCTGGCGCAACGGCATGGTGTGCTGGACAAAGTGACCATCACGTCCAGCTCACGGGAAGTGCTGCGCGCCGCGATGGAATTGACTCCGGACATCAGCCGCGGGCTGGTCGCCGAGTACGCATGGCTGGACCCGCTGAAAGTCGCGCAAAGCTACGGCTGTGAGTTGCTGGCGTTGAACTGGACACTCTGCACCCCTGAGCGCCTGAAGAAAGCCCAGGACCAGGGTCTGCATGTGTCGGTTTGGACCGTCAACGAGCCCGCGCTGATGCGCAGACTCGCCGACTTCGGCGTAGACAGCCTGATTACAGACTTTCCCGGTTTGGCCAGCGCCACGCTCGAGAATTACTGA
- the lolC1 gene encoding lipoprotein-releasing system transmembrane protein LolC yields the protein MFRPLFVFIGTRYTRAKRRNHFVSFISLTSMIGLALGVVVMIVVLSVMNGFDHEMRTRVLGMVPHATIESGEPISNWQGLADKVKQNPQVLAVAPFTQMQGLLTNNGQVQKVLLNAIDPVQERKVSIIDNFMKQGKLDDLAPGGFGIVIGDKAATKLGVAVGDKVTFVAPEVTVTPAGMFPRMKRFTVVGIFHVGAGELDGYLGLTNIEDLGRLHRWKADQVQGLRLKFEDLFEAPRTSYQIAQTLGDHNYYSRDWTRTHGNLYQAIRMEKAMIGLLLLLIVAVAAFNIISTLVMVVNDKKGDIAILRTLGSTPGQIMAIFMVQGTVIGVVGTFIGAVLGMLAALNVSAAIAALEGLIGHKFLNADVYFIDYLPSQLMAEDVLMVCGAALILSFLATLYPAWRAARTQPAEALRYE from the coding sequence ATGTTCAGACCTCTTTTTGTATTCATAGGCACGCGTTATACCCGTGCAAAACGCCGTAATCATTTCGTCTCCTTCATTTCCCTGACTTCCATGATCGGCCTCGCCCTGGGCGTAGTGGTGATGATAGTCGTCTTATCGGTGATGAACGGCTTTGATCACGAAATGCGCACCCGCGTGCTCGGCATGGTCCCTCACGCCACTATCGAATCCGGCGAACCGATCAGCAATTGGCAGGGCCTGGCCGACAAGGTCAAACAGAACCCGCAGGTGCTGGCCGTTGCGCCGTTCACCCAGATGCAGGGTTTGTTGACCAACAATGGTCAGGTGCAGAAAGTCCTGCTCAATGCCATCGACCCGGTACAGGAACGTAAAGTTTCGATCATCGATAACTTCATGAAGCAGGGCAAACTGGACGACCTTGCTCCAGGCGGCTTCGGCATCGTGATCGGCGACAAGGCCGCCACCAAGCTGGGCGTGGCGGTGGGCGACAAGGTGACCTTCGTGGCCCCCGAAGTGACCGTGACGCCGGCCGGCATGTTTCCGCGCATGAAGCGCTTTACCGTGGTGGGGATCTTCCACGTGGGCGCTGGCGAACTGGACGGCTACCTGGGGCTTACCAACATCGAAGATCTGGGCCGGTTGCATCGCTGGAAGGCCGATCAGGTGCAAGGCTTGCGCCTCAAGTTCGAGGACCTGTTCGAAGCGCCGCGCACCTCTTATCAGATCGCCCAGACCCTTGGCGATCACAACTACTATTCCCGCGACTGGACCCGCACCCACGGCAATCTGTATCAGGCGATCCGCATGGAAAAAGCCATGATCGGCTTGTTGCTGTTGCTGATCGTGGCCGTGGCGGCGTTCAACATCATTTCCACCTTGGTCATGGTGGTCAACGACAAGAAAGGCGATATCGCGATCCTGCGCACCCTGGGCTCGACGCCGGGGCAGATCATGGCGATTTTCATGGTCCAGGGGACGGTCATCGGAGTGGTGGGTACCTTTATAGGTGCCGTGCTGGGGATGCTTGCCGCCCTGAATGTCAGCGCCGCGATTGCCGCGCTCGAAGGCCTGATCGGCCACAAGTTTCTCAATGCCGACGTTTACTTCATCGACTACCTGCCTTCGCAATTGATGGCCGAAGACGTGCTGATGGTCTGCGGCGCTGCATTGATCCTGAGTTTCCTCGCCACCCTGTATCCGGCCTGGCGTGCTGCGCGCACCCAACCGGCGGAGGCGTTACGTTATGAGTGA
- the pilZ1 gene encoding type IV pilus assembly PilZ, which produces MGTSLWRVLACSLTLENTLSTASNHYDNRRYHGFAMSTLDEEERREYYRIEDSVALEINLLSATDPAGHSAMRETSALFELLSELHVNEFESQHLLRQVDERDRVLSSLLQSLSKRIDLLGQVVAQTALSKLGAPQPVIISEGGVQFESARSYPMDAQLSIKMVLMPQASALMLHAKVIHCDALADGQFEVGTEFINLPDSQRQLLARYILQRQAAIRRHALEAKQPE; this is translated from the coding sequence ATGGGAACGTCCTTGTGGCGGGTCCTGGCCTGCAGCCTTACACTCGAAAACACTCTGAGCACTGCGAGCAACCACTATGACAACCGCCGCTACCATGGGTTCGCCATGTCGACATTAGATGAAGAAGAACGCCGCGAATACTACCGTATCGAGGACAGCGTCGCACTGGAAATTAACCTCCTGTCCGCGACCGATCCGGCAGGCCACAGTGCCATGCGCGAGACCTCTGCCCTGTTCGAATTGCTCAGCGAATTGCACGTCAACGAGTTCGAATCCCAGCACCTGCTGCGCCAGGTCGATGAACGCGATCGCGTGTTGAGCAGCCTGCTGCAATCGTTGAGCAAGCGTATTGATCTGCTTGGCCAGGTAGTCGCGCAAACCGCTTTGAGCAAGCTCGGAGCCCCGCAGCCCGTGATCATTTCCGAAGGCGGCGTGCAATTTGAGAGTGCCCGGAGCTACCCAATGGATGCGCAATTGTCGATCAAGATGGTCCTGATGCCTCAGGCTTCGGCCTTGATGCTGCACGCCAAAGTGATCCATTGCGACGCGCTTGCGGACGGTCAGTTCGAGGTCGGGACCGAGTTCATCAACCTGCCCGACTCCCAGCGCCAATTGCTGGCCCGATACATTTTGCAACGACAAGCCGCCATCCGACGCCACGCGCTTGAGGCGAAACAGCCTGAATAA
- a CDS encoding Protein of uncharacterised function (DUF2803) codes for MRVFHSLILLLTLIAPAAFADGSYQVEMILFRQQGEPAATRQFAPEGWAKGAQKIDAGNERGVTLSDLANKLNDGSTYQVVLHRAWQQTLSTEPSKMAVTSGQEKFGHFPIEGTVSIALARFTDIAADFWVNQLDAHGVLTSSERMKQTTRVKNGELTYMDNGSLAMLIKVSPL; via the coding sequence ATGCGCGTGTTTCATTCACTCATTCTGCTGCTGACCCTGATTGCGCCAGCTGCCTTTGCCGATGGCAGCTATCAGGTGGAGATGATCCTGTTCCGCCAGCAGGGCGAGCCAGCGGCTACCCGCCAGTTCGCACCTGAAGGCTGGGCAAAGGGCGCGCAGAAGATCGATGCGGGCAATGAACGCGGCGTGACACTCAGTGATCTGGCCAACAAGCTCAATGACGGCAGTACCTATCAAGTCGTGCTGCATCGCGCCTGGCAGCAGACCCTGAGCACGGAACCGAGCAAAATGGCGGTCACCAGCGGCCAGGAAAAATTCGGCCACTTCCCCATTGAGGGCACCGTGAGCATTGCACTGGCACGCTTCACCGATATTGCGGCAGACTTCTGGGTCAACCAGTTGGATGCCCATGGCGTGCTGACCAGCAGTGAACGCATGAAGCAGACCACTCGGGTGAAAAACGGAGAACTGACCTACATGGACAATGGAAGTCTGGCCATGCTGATCAAAGTATCGCCACTGTGA
- the proP_2 gene encoding major facilitator family transporter, with protein MASNTGKGKAIFRVVSGNFLEMFDFMVYGFYATAIAKTFFPTDSAFASLMLSLATFGAGFLMRPLGAIFLGAYIDRHGRKKGLVVTLAMMAMGTVLIACVPGYATLGVAAPLLVLLGRLLQGFSAGVELGGVSVYLAEISTPGRKGFFVSWQSASQQAAVVFAGLLGVALNHWLSPEEMGEWGWRVPFLIGCLIVPVIFVIRRSMEETPEFQARTHRPTLKEVVRSIGQNFGLVIGGMALVVMTTVSFYLITAYTPTFGKNELHLSDLDSLLVTVCVGISNFIWLPIMGALSDRIGRKPLLVSATVLAIATAYPALSWLVANPSFGNLLMVELWLSFLYGSYNGAMVVALTEIMPVEVRTTGFSLAYSLATATFGGFTPAACTYLIHALDNKAAPGIWLTGAAILGLVATLVLFRKGGQKLQAPGAVAAG; from the coding sequence ATGGCCTCGAATACAGGCAAAGGCAAAGCGATCTTTCGCGTTGTCAGCGGCAACTTCCTTGAAATGTTTGACTTCATGGTCTATGGCTTCTACGCCACGGCCATCGCCAAGACCTTCTTCCCCACCGACAGCGCTTTCGCCTCGCTGATGCTGTCCCTGGCAACCTTTGGCGCAGGCTTCCTGATGCGTCCGCTGGGCGCCATTTTCCTCGGTGCCTACATCGACCGTCACGGCCGCAAGAAAGGCCTGGTCGTCACCCTGGCAATGATGGCTATGGGTACGGTGCTGATTGCCTGCGTGCCGGGTTATGCCACCCTGGGCGTGGCGGCACCGCTGCTGGTATTGCTCGGTCGATTGCTGCAAGGCTTCTCGGCAGGCGTCGAACTCGGTGGCGTGTCGGTTTATCTCGCGGAAATTTCCACCCCCGGCCGCAAAGGCTTCTTTGTCAGCTGGCAGTCTGCAAGTCAGCAGGCAGCTGTGGTCTTCGCCGGCCTGTTGGGCGTGGCCTTGAACCACTGGCTGAGCCCCGAAGAAATGGGCGAATGGGGCTGGCGCGTGCCGTTCCTGATTGGTTGCCTGATCGTGCCGGTGATCTTCGTCATCCGTCGTTCCATGGAAGAAACACCGGAATTCCAGGCCCGTACGCATCGCCCAACCTTGAAGGAAGTGGTGCGTTCGATTGGTCAGAACTTCGGCCTGGTGATCGGCGGCATGGCGCTGGTGGTCATGACGACTGTGTCGTTCTACCTGATCACGGCCTACACGCCGACCTTCGGCAAAAACGAACTGCATCTGTCGGACCTGGACAGCCTGCTGGTCACGGTCTGCGTGGGTATCTCGAACTTCATCTGGCTGCCGATCATGGGCGCGCTTTCTGACCGTATCGGTCGTAAACCGCTGCTTGTTTCAGCAACCGTGCTCGCCATTGCGACGGCCTACCCTGCCCTTTCGTGGCTGGTGGCGAATCCAAGCTTCGGCAACCTGCTGATGGTCGAGTTGTGGCTGTCGTTCCTCTATGGCTCGTACAACGGCGCAATGGTTGTGGCCCTGACCGAAATCATGCCGGTCGAAGTGCGCACCACGGGCTTCTCCCTGGCCTACAGCCTGGCGACGGCGACCTTTGGCGGCTTCACCCCGGCGGCTTGTACTTATCTGATCCATGCGCTGGATAACAAGGCCGCGCCGGGTATCTGGCTAACTGGCGCAGCGATTCTTGGTCTGGTGGCTACTCTGGTGCTCTTCCGCAAGGGCGGGCAAAAGCTGCAAGCGCCTGGGGCTGTAGCCGCTGGCTGA
- the gap gene encoding glyceraldehyde-3-phosphate dehydrogenase: MWKVPVTQKPDQCLGEWIDREALAEAMIPLIGQLYRNNNVVSSIYGRSLINRSVIAILKAHRFARHRQSDASELSVHETFPLIKAMSELKLGAASVDLGKLAVKFKTESNGRSAEQFVRDELAEVVGKQQTPSPRKGTDVVLYGFGRIGRLLARILIEKTGGGDGLRLRAIVVRKGAENDLVKRASLLRRDSVHGPFDGTITIDEANSTITANGNLIQVIYAKNPAEVDYTQYGIKDALLVDNTGVWRDAEGLGQHLACPGIDRVVLTAPGKGKLKNIVHGINHGEITADDKIVSAASCTTNAIVPVLKAVNDKFGIVNGHVETVHSYTNDQNLIDNFHKGDRRGRSAALNMVITETGAATAAAKALPELAGKLTGNAIRVPTPNVSMAILNLNLEKATTREEMNEYLRYMALHSDLHKQIDFVNSQEVVSTDFVGSRHAGVVDAEATIANDNRVVLYVWYDNEFGYSCQVVRVMEDMAGVNPPAFPK; this comes from the coding sequence ATGTGGAAGGTTCCCGTGACTCAGAAGCCCGACCAGTGTCTTGGTGAATGGATCGATCGTGAAGCCCTCGCCGAGGCGATGATCCCGCTTATCGGTCAGCTCTACCGCAATAATAATGTGGTGAGTTCGATCTATGGCCGCAGCCTCATCAACCGTTCAGTGATTGCGATCCTCAAGGCTCACCGCTTTGCGCGTCATCGTCAGTCCGACGCCAGTGAGCTGTCCGTCCACGAAACGTTCCCGCTGATCAAGGCGATGAGCGAGCTCAAACTGGGTGCCGCTTCGGTGGACCTGGGCAAGTTGGCCGTCAAGTTCAAGACCGAAAGCAACGGCCGCAGCGCCGAGCAGTTCGTCCGTGACGAACTGGCCGAGGTGGTGGGCAAGCAACAGACCCCAAGCCCGCGCAAGGGTACGGACGTCGTACTGTACGGTTTCGGCCGGATCGGTCGCCTGCTGGCGCGCATCCTGATCGAAAAAACCGGTGGTGGCGATGGCCTCCGTCTGCGTGCAATCGTGGTCCGCAAGGGCGCTGAAAATGATCTCGTCAAACGCGCCAGCCTGCTGCGCCGTGATTCGGTACACGGCCCGTTCGATGGCACTATCACCATCGACGAAGCCAACAGCACCATCACGGCCAACGGCAACCTGATCCAGGTGATCTACGCCAAGAACCCGGCCGAGGTGGATTACACCCAGTACGGTATCAAGGACGCACTGCTGGTGGACAACACCGGCGTATGGCGTGATGCCGAAGGCCTGGGCCAGCATCTGGCCTGCCCGGGTATCGACCGCGTAGTGCTGACCGCTCCTGGTAAAGGCAAGCTGAAAAACATCGTTCACGGCATCAACCACGGTGAAATCACTGCAGACGACAAGATCGTGTCGGCAGCTTCCTGCACCACCAACGCCATCGTGCCAGTGCTCAAGGCTGTCAACGACAAGTTCGGCATCGTCAACGGTCACGTTGAAACAGTTCACTCGTACACCAACGACCAGAACCTGATCGACAACTTCCACAAGGGTGATCGTCGTGGCCGTAGCGCCGCGTTGAACATGGTGATCACCGAAACCGGTGCGGCCACTGCTGCTGCCAAGGCTCTGCCTGAGCTGGCTGGCAAGCTGACCGGCAACGCGATTCGTGTGCCGACGCCTAACGTTTCGATGGCCATTCTCAACCTGAACCTTGAGAAAGCGACCACTCGTGAAGAAATGAACGAGTACCTGCGCTACATGGCGTTGCACTCGGACCTGCACAAGCAGATCGACTTCGTGAACTCCCAGGAAGTGGTTTCCACTGACTTCGTGGGTTCGCGCCACGCCGGTGTTGTGGATGCCGAAGCCACCATCGCCAACGATAACCGTGTTGTTCTGTACGTGTGGTACGACAACGAATTCGGTTACAGCTGCCAGGTGGTTCGCGTGATGGAAGACATGGCGGGCGTTAACCCTCCGGCGTTTCCGAAATAA
- the mfd gene encoding transcription-repair coupling factor, with protein sequence MPVLRLPLLPAAAGKQHWGNLPGAALSLAIAEAASAAKRFTLLLTADSQSAERLEQELKFFAPDLPVLHFPDWETLPYDLFSPHQDIISQRIASLYRLPELVHGVLVVPITTALHRLAPTKFLLGSSLVLDIGQKLDIEAMRTRLEASGYRYVDTVYEHGEFTVRGNLLDLFPMGSKLPYRIDLFDDEIETLRTFDPETQRSIDKVESVRLLPAREFPLQKEEVTRFKARFRERFDVDFRRSPIFQDLSSGITPAGIEYYLPLFFEETSTLFDYLPQDTQVFSLPGIEQAAENFWNDVRNRYEERRVDPERPLLPPAELFLPVEDCFARLKSWPRVVASQQDVDAGVGRERFPAQLLPELAIEAKANQPLAALSKFIEEFDGRILFTAESAGRREVLLELLERLKLRPKTVDSWNDFVVGKDRLSITIAPLDDGLLLDQPAIALIAESPLFGQRVMQRRRREKRTDGGNNDAVIKNLTELREGAPVVHIDHGVGRYLGLATLEVENQVAEFLMLAYAEDAKLYVPVANLHLIARYTGSDDALAPLHRLGSETWQKAKRKAAEQVRDVAAELLDIYARRAAREGYAFADPKADYATFSAGFPFEETPDQQTAIDAVRADMLAPKPMDRLVCGDVGFGKTEVAMRAAFIAVHGGRQVAILVPTTLLAQQHYNSFRDRFADWPVSVEVMSRFKSTKEVNAAVADLAEGKIDIVIGTHKLLQDDVKIKNLGLVIIDEEHRFGVRQKEQLKALRSEVDILTLTATPIPRTLNMAVSGMRDLSIIATPPARRLSVRTFVMEQNKPTVKEALLRELLRGGQVYYLHNDVKTIEKCAADLAELVPEARIGIGHGQMRERELEQVMSDFYHKRFNVLIASTIIETGIDVPSANTIIIERADKFGLAQLHQLRGRVGRSHHQAYAYLLTPPRSQITPDAEKRLDAIANTQDLGAGFVLATNDLEIRGAGELLGDGQSGQIQAVGFTLYMEMLERAVKSIRKGEQPNLDQPLGGGPEINLRVPALIPEAYLPDVHTRLILYKRIANAADEDSLKDLQVEMIDRFGLLPEPTKHLVRITLLKLQAEQLGIKKVDAGPQGGRIEFAADTPVDPLTLIKLIQGQPNRYKFEGATLFKFMVPMERPEERFNTIEALFERLTPKTA encoded by the coding sequence GTGCCCGTTCTGCGTCTACCGCTTCTTCCTGCTGCTGCAGGCAAACAACACTGGGGCAACCTGCCCGGTGCCGCCCTGAGCCTGGCCATTGCCGAGGCTGCAAGCGCCGCCAAGCGCTTTACCCTGCTTTTGACGGCCGACAGCCAGAGTGCCGAGCGTCTGGAGCAAGAGCTGAAGTTCTTCGCCCCCGATTTGCCGGTGTTGCACTTCCCGGACTGGGAGACGCTGCCCTACGATCTGTTCTCGCCGCACCAGGACATCATTTCCCAGCGGATCGCGAGCCTTTATCGCCTGCCGGAGCTGGTGCATGGCGTTCTGGTAGTGCCCATCACCACAGCCCTACATCGTCTGGCACCGACCAAATTCCTGCTGGGCAGCAGCCTGGTGCTGGACATCGGTCAGAAGCTCGACATCGAAGCGATGCGCACCCGCCTTGAAGCCAGCGGCTATCGCTACGTGGACACGGTGTATGAGCACGGCGAGTTCACCGTGCGCGGCAACCTGCTCGACCTCTTCCCGATGGGCAGCAAACTGCCGTACCGCATTGACCTGTTCGATGACGAAATCGAAACCCTGCGCACCTTCGACCCGGAGACCCAGCGTTCCATCGATAAGGTCGAGTCAGTACGCCTGCTGCCAGCCCGGGAATTCCCGCTGCAAAAGGAAGAAGTCACCCGCTTCAAGGCCCGTTTTCGCGAACGCTTCGATGTTGATTTCCGCCGCAGTCCGATTTTCCAGGACCTGAGCAGCGGCATCACGCCGGCCGGTATCGAGTACTACCTGCCGCTGTTTTTCGAAGAGACTTCGACGCTGTTCGATTATCTGCCGCAGGACACGCAAGTGTTTTCCCTGCCGGGCATTGAGCAGGCTGCGGAAAATTTCTGGAACGATGTACGCAATCGCTATGAAGAGCGACGGGTTGATCCGGAGCGTCCTTTATTACCCCCGGCCGAACTGTTCCTGCCTGTGGAAGATTGCTTCGCGCGCCTTAAAAGCTGGCCCCGCGTGGTCGCCAGCCAGCAGGACGTCGACGCAGGCGTCGGTCGCGAACGTTTCCCGGCGCAGCTGCTGCCGGAACTGGCCATTGAAGCCAAAGCCAATCAGCCATTGGCAGCGCTGTCGAAATTCATTGAGGAATTCGACGGCCGCATCCTGTTCACCGCCGAATCGGCGGGGCGCAGGGAAGTACTGCTGGAGCTGCTCGAACGTCTGAAGCTGCGGCCGAAAACCGTCGACAGCTGGAATGATTTCGTCGTCGGCAAGGATCGACTGTCGATCACCATCGCGCCGCTGGACGACGGCTTGCTGCTGGATCAGCCAGCCATTGCCCTGATCGCGGAAAGCCCGTTGTTTGGCCAGCGCGTCATGCAGCGTCGGCGCCGTGAAAAACGCACCGACGGCGGCAATAACGACGCAGTGATCAAAAACCTAACCGAGCTGCGCGAAGGCGCGCCGGTGGTGCATATCGATCATGGTGTGGGCCGTTATCTGGGCCTGGCGACGCTAGAGGTGGAAAACCAGGTCGCTGAATTCCTGATGCTGGCGTATGCCGAGGACGCCAAGCTGTATGTCCCGGTTGCCAACCTGCATCTGATCGCCCGTTATACCGGCAGCGACGACGCCTTGGCACCGTTGCATCGCCTGGGCTCTGAAACCTGGCAGAAAGCCAAGCGCAAGGCCGCCGAGCAAGTGCGGGATGTGGCCGCCGAGCTGCTGGATATCTACGCCCGCCGCGCGGCCCGCGAAGGCTATGCGTTTGCCGACCCGAAAGCCGACTACGCGACGTTCAGCGCAGGCTTTCCGTTCGAAGAAACACCGGATCAACAGACCGCCATCGATGCCGTGCGGGCCGACATGCTCGCGCCCAAACCCATGGACCGGCTGGTCTGCGGCGACGTGGGTTTCGGCAAGACCGAAGTGGCGATGCGCGCCGCATTCATTGCGGTGCATGGCGGCCGTCAGGTCGCGATCCTGGTGCCGACCACCCTGCTCGCCCAACAACATTACAACAGCTTCCGCGACCGCTTCGCCGACTGGCCGGTGAGCGTGGAGGTAATGAGCCGCTTCAAGTCCACCAAGGAAGTCAACGCGGCGGTGGCTGATCTGGCCGAGGGCAAGATCGATATCGTGATTGGCACCCACAAGCTGTTGCAGGACGACGTCAAGATCAAAAACCTCGGGCTGGTGATCATCGACGAAGAACACCGTTTCGGGGTTCGTCAGAAAGAACAGCTCAAGGCACTGCGCAGCGAAGTCGACATCCTGACCCTGACCGCCACGCCAATCCCGCGCACGCTGAACATGGCCGTGTCCGGCATGCGTGACCTGTCGATCATCGCCACTCCACCGGCTCGACGCCTGTCGGTGCGCACCTTTGTCATGGAGCAGAACAAGCCCACGGTCAAAGAGGCGCTGCTGCGTGAGCTACTGCGCGGCGGTCAGGTTTACTACCTGCACAACGATGTGAAAACCATCGAGAAGTGCGCAGCCGATCTGGCCGAACTGGTGCCCGAAGCGCGTATTGGCATTGGCCACGGGCAGATGCGCGAACGCGAACTCGAACAGGTGATGAGCGACTTCTACCACAAGCGTTTCAACGTGCTGATCGCCTCGACCATCATCGAGACCGGCATCGACGTGCCGAGCGCCAACACCATCATTATCGAGCGCGCCGACAAGTTCGGCCTGGCGCAGCTGCACCAGTTACGCGGCCGGGTTGGTCGTAGTCACCACCAGGCTTATGCCTACCTGTTGACCCCGCCACGCAGCCAGATCACCCCTGATGCCGAAAAGCGTCTGGACGCCATCGCCAATACCCAGGACCTGGGCGCAGGCTTCGTGCTGGCCACCAACGACCTTGAAATCCGCGGCGCAGGCGAACTGCTGGGCGACGGCCAGAGCGGGCAGATTCAGGCAGTGGGCTTTACCCTGTACATGGAAATGCTCGAACGTGCGGTCAAGTCCATCCGTAAAGGTGAGCAGCCGAATCTGGATCAACCCTTGGGCGGCGGCCCTGAAATCAACCTGCGCGTGCCGGCGTTGATTCCCGAGGCGTATCTGCCGGATGTGCATACGCGCCTGATCCTGTACAAGCGCATCGCTAATGCCGCCGACGAAGACAGCCTCAAAGACCTGCAAGTGGAGATGATCGACCGCTTCGGATTGCTGCCGGAGCCCACCAAGCATCTGGTGCGTATCACGCTGCTCAAATTGCAGGCCGAGCAGCTGGGCATCAAGAAGGTCGATGCCGGGCCACAAGGTGGCCGAATCGAATTCGCCGCCGATACTCCGGTAGATCCGCTGACGCTGATCAAGCTGATTCAGGGCCAGCCCAACCGTTACAAATTCGAAGGCGCCACGCTGTTCAAATTCATGGTGCCGATGGAACGTCCGGAAGAGCGTTTCAACACCATTGAAGCGCTGTTCGAGCGCCTGACCCCGAAAACTGCTTGA